From a single Gemmatimonadales bacterium genomic region:
- a CDS encoding anhydro-N-acetylmuramic acid kinase produces MTERPTLAVGLMSGTSLDGMDAALVRFSGPTRAELVAFAHLPYTADYRRQLEHGMAAGTTRELALLHAAIGAWAVEAVQQVLALAHCKASELDLIAFHGQTIWHEPPAVTWQLGEPALLAETFGVRVVSNFRTRDVAAGGQGAPLVPMADVLLFGGEQPRVLLNLGGMANLTYVPHRAEDEGAFAFDTGPGVALIDAVARLVDPSLPYDVDGGLAARGAVDETLLASLLADPFFSAPPPKSTGRELFGSEYARRIHQARPGPDGVATAVALTARSIADAIARWVPAAREVVVSGGGCHHPGLFSALEQGLAAHGRQLQRFDALFFSGDAKEAVAFALLGYLTIHGQPGNLPRATGARGSRVLGMVTPA; encoded by the coding sequence ATGACCGAACGACCGACCCTTGCCGTCGGGCTGATGTCGGGGACCTCTCTCGACGGCATGGACGCCGCGCTGGTCCGGTTCAGCGGCCCCACCCGTGCCGAGCTGGTGGCTTTTGCGCACCTGCCTTACACCGCGGACTACCGGCGCCAGCTGGAGCACGGCATGGCGGCCGGAACCACCCGGGAGCTGGCGCTGCTGCACGCGGCCATCGGGGCCTGGGCGGTCGAGGCGGTACAGCAGGTTCTGGCGCTGGCCCACTGCAAGGCAAGCGAGCTCGACTTGATTGCCTTCCACGGCCAGACGATCTGGCATGAACCTCCGGCGGTTACCTGGCAGCTGGGCGAACCGGCCCTGCTCGCCGAGACCTTCGGCGTCCGGGTGGTCAGCAACTTCCGGACGCGCGATGTCGCGGCAGGCGGGCAAGGTGCGCCGCTGGTGCCCATGGCTGACGTGCTGCTCTTTGGCGGGGAGCAGCCCAGGGTACTCCTCAACCTGGGTGGCATGGCCAACCTGACATATGTACCCCACCGGGCCGAGGACGAGGGTGCCTTCGCCTTCGACACCGGGCCTGGCGTCGCGCTGATCGATGCGGTCGCGCGCCTGGTCGATCCGAGCCTGCCGTACGATGTCGATGGTGGGTTGGCGGCACGCGGTGCGGTCGATGAAACGCTCCTCGCCTCATTGCTCGCCGATCCGTTCTTCAGCGCCCCGCCGCCCAAGAGCACCGGGCGAGAGCTGTTCGGCAGCGAGTACGCGCGCCGCATCCATCAGGCGCGTCCGGGTCCGGATGGTGTGGCCACTGCGGTGGCGCTTACGGCCCGAAGCATTGCGGACGCCATCGCCCGCTGGGTTCCAGCCGCGCGGGAGGTGGTCGTTTCCGGGGGCGGCTGCCACCATCCCGGCCTGTTCTCGGCGCTGGAGCAGGGGCTGGCTGCGCATGGGCGGCAGCTGCAGCGGTTCGATGCGCTGTTCTTCTCGGGCGATGCCAAGGAAGCCGTGGCTTTTGCGCTGCTCGGCTACCTTACGATTCATGGTCAGCCGGGCAATCTGCCCCGAGCCACCGGAGCCCGCGGGTCTCGTGTCCTGGGTATGGTGACCCCCGCATGA
- a CDS encoding transcriptional repressor codes for MLTRAESSALVERFRRYLRDRRLPVTRQRVTVAEVLLSSDDHPSVELLRRRLVERGEHVGMATLYRTVDALVKSGLVRERDFGEGYKRYEPAREANEHAHLVCRRCGAVVEFSNERLERMLRITADEHRFQYERHRVEIHGVCEQCRSGDLSGLGALPAR; via the coding sequence TTGCTGACGCGAGCTGAAAGCAGCGCGTTGGTCGAGCGATTCCGCCGCTACCTGCGAGATCGTCGGTTGCCGGTGACCCGTCAGCGGGTCACGGTGGCTGAAGTGCTCCTGTCGAGCGATGACCATCCTTCTGTCGAGTTGCTGCGCCGCCGCCTGGTCGAACGCGGTGAGCACGTCGGCATGGCAACCCTCTATCGAACCGTCGACGCGCTGGTCAAGAGCGGGCTGGTCCGGGAGCGCGATTTCGGCGAAGGCTACAAGCGTTACGAGCCCGCCCGCGAAGCCAACGAACATGCGCACCTGGTGTGCCGGCGTTGCGGAGCCGTAGTCGAGTTCAGCAACGAACGACTCGAGCGCATGCTGCGCATCACCGCGGACGAGCACCGGTTTCAGTACGAGCGGCATCGGGTCGAGATCCACGGAGTCTGCGAGCAGTGCCGAAGCGGTGATCTGAGCGGACTCGGGGCGCTGCCGGCACGATGA
- the ggt gene encoding gamma-glutamyltransferase gives MTTLIAAALIQACQLPGQSTTAAAPAIDSTWALRDSARVTEGSRAIVVSGNPIASDVGKAILQRGGNAIDAAVAVGFALQVVHPEAGNIGGGGFMVIRLADGSVHSIDYREKAPAKATRNMYVGPDGNPTRASWTGHLAAGVPGAVAGMAEAHKRFGKLPWADVIAPAIQLASDGFLVDEYRSRTIGSDSSRLVRFRASAAQYLPGGRPPQPGTVWKQPDLAKTLSAIQANGPAGFYSGPVADLIVAEMRRGGGLITKEDLAGYEAKWRDPLSFKYRGHTVYSMPPASSGGVTLALILNILEGFDPLPPFGSAALLHRQAEAMRRAFAERNASLGDPDFVQNPIARMTSKDHAASRRAEINPERATPTTDLTPIADESTETTHYSVVDQDGNAVSTTTTLNGSFGSAVTVTGAGFLLNNEMDDFTTAPGKPNSYGLVQGEANAIVPGKRMLSAMTPSIVLDPDGKLLMVVGTPGGPTIITQVFHIISNVIDHKMDLPTALAMPRLHHQSLPDQIALERGGFQAETIAELERMGHKVTFRNYMGDVEAIIRTPTGWLGASDPRRGGGGAGY, from the coding sequence GTGACGACTCTCATTGCCGCTGCGCTGATCCAGGCGTGCCAGCTCCCCGGACAATCCACCACCGCCGCGGCGCCCGCCATCGATTCGACCTGGGCGCTTCGCGACAGCGCCCGAGTCACCGAGGGCAGCCGCGCAATCGTCGTGTCCGGCAATCCGATTGCCAGCGATGTCGGCAAAGCCATCCTGCAGCGCGGCGGCAACGCAATCGATGCGGCGGTTGCGGTCGGATTTGCGCTCCAGGTGGTGCACCCCGAGGCCGGCAATATCGGTGGGGGCGGATTCATGGTGATCCGGCTCGCGGATGGCAGCGTGCATTCGATCGACTACCGCGAGAAGGCGCCCGCCAAGGCCACCCGCAACATGTATGTCGGCCCCGATGGCAATCCGACGCGGGCCAGCTGGACCGGTCACCTTGCGGCCGGCGTCCCCGGCGCCGTGGCCGGCATGGCGGAGGCGCACAAGCGGTTCGGAAAACTGCCCTGGGCCGATGTCATCGCTCCCGCGATTCAGTTGGCCAGCGATGGCTTCCTCGTCGACGAGTACCGGTCGCGCACCATCGGAAGCGACTCGAGCCGCCTGGTCCGCTTCAGGGCATCCGCGGCGCAGTACCTCCCGGGTGGTCGGCCGCCGCAGCCCGGCACCGTCTGGAAGCAGCCCGATCTCGCCAAAACGCTGAGCGCCATCCAGGCCAACGGTCCCGCAGGATTCTACAGCGGCCCGGTCGCCGACCTGATCGTTGCAGAAATGCGTCGGGGCGGCGGCCTGATCACCAAGGAAGACCTCGCAGGGTACGAGGCCAAGTGGCGCGACCCGCTCTCCTTCAAGTACCGGGGCCACACAGTCTACTCGATGCCGCCAGCCTCGTCCGGCGGTGTCACCCTGGCGCTGATCCTCAACATCCTGGAAGGCTTCGATCCGCTGCCGCCCTTCGGCTCTGCCGCCCTGCTCCATCGCCAGGCCGAAGCCATGCGGCGCGCCTTCGCCGAGCGCAACGCATCGCTCGGCGACCCCGATTTCGTCCAGAATCCGATTGCCCGGATGACCAGCAAGGATCACGCGGCGAGCCGTCGCGCGGAAATCAATCCGGAACGCGCCACCCCGACCACCGATCTGACGCCGATTGCCGACGAGTCGACCGAAACGACGCACTACTCGGTTGTCGACCAGGATGGCAACGCCGTCAGCACCACGACGACGCTCAACGGCAGCTTCGGCAGCGCCGTCACGGTTACCGGGGCCGGCTTCCTGCTCAACAATGAGATGGACGACTTTACCACGGCGCCCGGCAAACCCAACAGCTACGGGCTGGTCCAGGGCGAAGCCAACGCCATCGTGCCCGGCAAGCGAATGCTCTCGGCCATGACGCCCAGCATCGTGCTCGACCCCGATGGCAAGCTGCTGATGGTCGTCGGCACTCCGGGCGGGCCGACCATCATCACCCAGGTCTTCCACATTATTTCCAACGTGATTGACCACAAGATGGACCTGCCGACCGCGCTCGCCATGCCGCGGTTGCATCACCAATCCCTGCCGGATCAGATCGCGCTCGAACGCGGCGGCTTTCAGGCCGAGACGATTGCCGAGCTCGAGCGAATGGGGCACAAGGTCACCTTCCGGAACTATATGGGAGACGTCGAAGCGATCATTCGGACGCCAACTGGCTGGCTCGGAGCGAGTGATCCGCGACGGGGCGGCGGCGGGGCCGGCTACTGA
- the murQ gene encoding N-acetylmuramic acid 6-phosphate etherase has product MADGQQLRLTERRNPRTIDIDTADPLALVDLINAEDATIPGLVAGARKEIARTVELIEASFRAGGRLLYVGAGTSGRLGVLDASECPPTFGVAPGMVIGIIAGGLPALTRAAEGAEDDAEAGARIIDEHRVGPADTVVGIAASGGTPYVRGALTRARSLGARTAMVACAELPADVLAVCDVPIVVRTGPEVVTGSTRMKAGTATKLILNTLTTAAMVRLGKTYGNLMVDLQAWNSKLVDRSERIVMEVTGVARSEARRAIDAAGGSVRAAIVMVRTGATHAEAMARLAEVDNRVRALIGPPPPVRDA; this is encoded by the coding sequence ATGGCCGATGGCCAGCAGTTGCGGTTGACCGAGCGGCGGAACCCGCGCACCATCGATATCGATACAGCCGATCCGCTGGCCCTGGTCGACCTGATCAACGCCGAGGACGCAACGATTCCGGGGCTCGTGGCCGGCGCCCGTAAGGAGATTGCCCGGACGGTCGAGCTGATCGAGGCCTCGTTTCGGGCCGGCGGGCGGCTGCTGTACGTCGGGGCCGGAACCAGCGGCCGGCTCGGCGTGCTCGACGCCTCGGAGTGCCCGCCGACGTTCGGGGTCGCTCCGGGCATGGTGATCGGTATCATCGCGGGTGGACTGCCGGCCCTGACGCGCGCCGCCGAAGGAGCGGAGGACGATGCGGAGGCCGGGGCGCGGATCATCGACGAGCACCGCGTCGGTCCCGCGGACACCGTGGTCGGGATCGCGGCAAGCGGGGGCACGCCCTACGTTCGCGGTGCCCTGACGCGGGCTCGCTCGCTCGGTGCGCGCACGGCAATGGTGGCGTGTGCGGAGCTGCCTGCTGACGTTCTGGCTGTCTGTGACGTTCCCATCGTGGTGCGGACCGGTCCGGAGGTGGTCACGGGGTCGACCCGCATGAAGGCAGGGACGGCAACCAAGCTGATCCTCAACACCCTGACGACGGCTGCGATGGTCCGGCTCGGGAAGACATACGGCAACCTGATGGTCGATCTGCAGGCCTGGAACAGCAAGCTGGTGGACCGGAGCGAGCGGATCGTGATGGAAGTGACCGGCGTGGCACGAAGCGAGGCGCGTCGTGCCATCGACGCCGCCGGCGGCAGCGTCCGCGCGGCAATCGTGATGGTCCGCACTGGAGCGACCCACGCCGAGGCGATGGCTCGGCTGGCTGAGGTCGATAACCGGGTCCGAGCGCTGATCGGACCGCCCCCACCTGTGAGGGACGCATGA
- a CDS encoding sulfite exporter TauE/SafE family protein yields MTESSGSLGPLVAFFGGILSFLSPCVLPLVPSYLGFITGFTLEEIGKRRRLAMIHATLFVLGFSIIFVLLGASATALGASLRIYKDVIMRAGGVLIILFGLYCLGVIKLGFLSQEHRVQLDRKPVGFLGSVLVGMAFGAGWSPCIGPILGGILSLAATEADLSRGVWLLVAYSAGLAVPFLVAAFAVESFLDWFQRFRRHLHVVQRLSGALLVIVGLLIASGQFTRLAGYLQRLTPDFLLRFM; encoded by the coding sequence ATGACCGAGTCGTCGGGCAGCCTGGGACCCCTGGTCGCGTTTTTCGGGGGGATCCTCAGTTTCCTCTCGCCTTGCGTGCTTCCGCTGGTGCCGTCATACCTCGGCTTCATTACCGGGTTCACGCTCGAGGAAATCGGGAAGCGTCGCCGTCTGGCGATGATTCACGCCACCCTGTTCGTGCTCGGCTTTTCCATCATCTTTGTGCTGCTGGGCGCCAGCGCCACCGCGCTTGGTGCGTCGCTCCGGATCTACAAAGACGTCATCATGCGCGCCGGCGGGGTCCTGATCATCCTCTTCGGGCTCTACTGTCTCGGCGTGATCAAATTGGGGTTCCTCTCGCAGGAGCACCGGGTCCAGCTCGATCGCAAGCCGGTCGGATTCCTGGGTTCCGTGCTGGTCGGCATGGCGTTCGGCGCCGGCTGGAGTCCTTGTATCGGGCCGATTCTCGGCGGCATCCTGAGCCTGGCCGCCACCGAGGCCGATCTCAGCCGGGGAGTCTGGTTGCTGGTCGCCTACTCGGCGGGCCTCGCCGTGCCGTTTCTCGTGGCGGCCTTCGCGGTCGAGTCGTTCCTCGACTGGTTCCAGCGATTTCGGCGTCATCTGCACGTGGTGCAGCGACTCAGTGGCGCGCTCCTCGTCATCGTCGGTCTCTTGATCGCCTCAGGCCAGTTCACTCGTCTCGCGGGCTACCTGCAGCGGCTCACTCCGGACTTCCTGCTCCGTTTCATGTAA